From one Mytilus edulis chromosome 1, xbMytEdul2.2, whole genome shotgun sequence genomic stretch:
- the LOC139498769 gene encoding macrophage-expressed gene 1 protein-like: MESHSLALIAIVCVSLVAGVRKSPEECFKTLTDTKQIFEVLPGVGWDNLQNTEQYRVLDISYNECQTTADRKFLVPDGFTVEPVKTSEISIFADTFSTHNSFTSATSASVNKQFCASDSTLFEKSQISGSYSNDAQFSVNKQLETDSTLVRVTANFPRYRITIKEDAPLDPVFRRRLQKIAAMLDTNQDQMATFESELLTRDYGTHVLSDVLVGGLLVKNDYIIKSSESTTVSASDRSSMNFQAGQSFNKFFFKKGAEGRSFTQNNSKSATDTEKYANSLQYSKVTTYGGPVFNMGQFSMDNWEKGLESNLVAIDRRGQSLFDFINPYTLPEMSPTTVFKVENLVLMSSSGYYKHNSVYGCTDPKAINFNSKANIDDGTCGLKSDSFSIGGFFQTCEEGDGHLCDHFSFVNPRTNQYSCPAGYRTVRLWKAYKSYGAICRDMKVKSLSCSFLNSKNINEYTELEYSVYWCSPNAPQGQPAQSAGFLFGGMWNPSFQNNPVTGGNYCPSGFSEITLGVDLHLCYGNDVAANRLKAVTFGGLFSSMSGNPLAGPSPKNDSGDTNQYAEKCPGTFSKYLATVDENVDIYYCSVHPKDTVFEPREAIRPPFMKRPLIKPYDLTSAMVKMTDMEAATINLLSLTGSDSKLTAFEKADLKYQQLSNEVPDNQNNGGSNGQSSTTIIVVSTVAVGAVMLAAIVLTIYIKKRRGQNEEYTRLTNNLPKN, from the coding sequence ATGGAAAGTCATAGCTTAGCTTTGATTGCCATTGTTTGTGTATCCTTGGTAGCTGGTGTTAGAAAGAGCCCAGAGGAATGTTTCAAAACACTTACTGACACCAAGCAAATTTTTGAAGTTCTTCCAGGAGTTGGCTGGGACAATTTACAGAACACTGAGCAATATCGAGTACTTGATATTTCTTACAATGAATGCCAAACAACTGCAGATCGGAAATTTCTGGTTCCAGATGGATTTACTGTTGAGCCAGTCAAAACTAGCGAAATCAGTATTTTTGCAGATACTTTCAGTACCCACAATTCATTTACCAGTGCAACGTCTGCATCCGTTAACAAGCAATTTTGCGCCAGCGATTCAACTCTGTTCGAAAAATCGCAGATAAGTGGTTCTTATTCTAATGATGCTCAATTTTCAGTGAACAAGCAACTTGAAACAGATTCAACACTGGTACGCGTAACTGCTAATTTCCCACGTTACCGAATTACAATAAAAGAGGATGCTCCTCTTGATCCTGTTTTTCGTAGACGGTTACAGAAAATAGCGGCCATGTTGGACACTAACCAAGATCAAATGGCAACCTTCGAATCAGAACTATTGACTCGCGACTACGGGACACATGTTTTGTCTGATGTATTGGTAGGTGGATTACTTGTGAAAAATGATTATATTATAAAATCCAGCGAATCTACAACTGTGTCTGCCTCTGATAGAAGTAGCATGAACTTTCAAGCAGGACAATCTTTCAATAAATTCTTTTTCAAGAAGGGAGCAGAAGGTAGAAGTTTTacacaaaataattcaaaatctgCAACAGACACTGAAAAGTACGCGAACAGTTTACAATACTCCAAGGTAACCACATATGGTGGACCTGTATTTAATATGGGACAATTTAGTATGGACAACTGGGAAAAGGGACTAGAATCTAATTTAGTTGCGATTGATAGACGTGGGCAGTctctttttgattttataaacCCATACACGCTGCCAGAAATGTCACCAACAACAGTTTTCAAAGTAGAAAACCTCGTATTGATGTCGTCCTCTGGTTATTATAAACATAATAGCGTGTATGGCTGTACCGATCCAAAGGCAATTAACTTCAATAGCAAAGCAAATATAGATGACGGTACATGTGGATTGAAAAGCGATTCCTTCTCAATCGGGGGATTTTTTCAAACCTGTGAAGAGGGCGACGGTCACTTATGTGATCATTTCAGCTTTGTTAATCCACGCACAAACCAATATTCTTGTCCTGCCGGGTACAGGACAGTTCGTCTTTGGAAAGCGTACAAATCTTATGGTGCAATTTGCCGTGACATGAAAGTTAAAAGTTTGTCTTGTTCATTCCTCAACTCTAAAAATATCAACGAATATACAGAGCTTGAGTATTCTGTTTACTGGTGTTCTCCAAATGCTCCACAAGGACAACCAGCACAATCTGCAGGATTTCTGTTCGGCGGAATGTGGAACCCGTCTTTCCAAAATAATCCAGTCACTGGGGGAAACTATTGTCCAAGTGGATTTTCTGAAATTACCTTGGGAGTAGATCTTCACTTGTGCTATGGAAATGATGTTGCTGCCAATAGACTCAAGGCCGTTACATTTGGTGGCCTTTTCAGCTCCATGTCTGGAAATCCTCTAGCTGGACCTAGTCCTAAAAATGACTCTGGCGATACAAATCAGTACGCAGAAAAATGTCCAGGAACATTTTCCAAATATCTAGCAACAGTCGATGAAAACGTTGACATTTACTACTGCAGCGTTCATCCCAAAGATACGGTGTTTGAGCCTAGAGAAGCCATTCGGCCACCCTTCATGAAGAGACCTCTAATCAAACCTTACGATTTAACAAGTGCCATGGTAAAAATGACCGATATGGAAGCAGCAACAATCAACTTGCTGTCGCTAACAGGTTCAGACTCAAAGTTGACGGCGTTTGAAAAGGCTGATCTTAAATACCAACAATTAAGCAATGAGGTACCTGATAACCAGAATAACGGTGGATCCAACGGACAGAGTAGCACGACAATCATAGTCGTGTCAACGGTTGCAGTAGGAGCAGTGATGCTTGCTGCAATTGTGCTGACCATCTACATAAAGAAGAGGCGAGGACAAAACGAAGAATACACTCGATTGACAAATAATTTACCAAAAAACTAA
- the LOC139498780 gene encoding uncharacterized protein isoform X2 gives MTVKIYKTKFPEPVKLIEGLYQPLKESRREGALTFHCTSKFKGRLWKACLQLTFPLRFTCVGVHTDLNKAKENAYLEACEMYWYLGLLYNNGCVTPERLWELIEQMYEEIDGPQVRREKNFYYCTSQIVMDGISSWLTEIKIRWPLILCVNATGTSPYNSQFEAALLAAMQLKCYCFLDGKNNLKFPQRRSLRKSVLFHEFVPSLENFDADCIIHVDASFYGFGAYLNIKNEDKVRWFTELWPQEVQSKYLSFHVKTFSSRFAEMYAFVTACYTWKHKFANKRVLCYSDCLSTVDIVNRGLYVNRKVYSKYSKLTRILQSLVDKYNIEFLACHKQREFNKLADLLSRHCVEEFRKEIPEAFQKSKKVKQLTFCYPLVENDTVKNQENHHKETK, from the exons ATGACAG taaaaatctacaaaacaaaatTTCCTGAGCCTGTCAAACTGATAGAGGGATTATATCAGCCATTGAAAGAATCACGTAGAGAAGGAGCACTAACTTTTCACTGTACATCAAAGTTTAAAGGCAGATTGTGGAAGGCTTGTCTTCAGTTAACATTTCCTTTAAGATTTACTTGTGTTGGTGTACATACAGACCTTAATAAAGCCAAGGAAAATGCATACCTTGAAGCTTGTGAAATGTATTGG TATTTAGGTCTCTTATATAACAATGGGTGTGTTACTCCAGAGAGGCTTTGGGAGCTTATAGAACAGATGTATGAAGAAATTGATGGACCACAAGTCAGACGtgaaaaaaacttttattattGTACCAGTCAAATTGTTATGGATGGAATTAGCAGCTGGTTGACAGAAATTAAAATTCGCTGGCCACTGATATTATGTGTGAATGCAACCGGAACCTCTCCATACAACAGTCAGTTTGAAGCAGCATTACTAGCAGCTATGCAGCTCAAG TGTTATTGCTTTCTTGATggaaaaaataacttaaaatttcCACAGAGGAGAAGTCTAAGGAAAAGTGTTTTGTTTCATGAATTTGTACCAAGTTTAGAGAATTTTGATGCAGATTGTATAATTCATGTAGATGCATCCTTTTATGGATTTGGTGCATATTTGAACATTAAAAATGAAGATAAGGTCCGGTGGTTTACAGAACTTTGGCCGCAGGAagtacagtccaaatacttgtcTTTTCATGTTAAAACCTTCAGTTCAAGGTTTGCAGAAATGTATGCCTTTGTCACAGCCTGTTATACCTGGAAACATAAATTTGCCAATAAACGTGTGCTCTGTTATTCCGACTGTCTGTCAACTGTAGATATTGTCAATAGAGGATTATATGTGAACAGGAAAGTATATTCTAAATATTCAAAGTTAACAAGAATTCTACAATCATTAGTGGACAAGTATAACATTGAATTTTTAGCCTGTCACAAGCAAAGGGAATTTAATAAACTAGCAGATTTGTTATCAAGACATTGTGTAGAAGAATTTAGGAAAGAAATTCCAGAAGCTTTCCAGAAATCAAAGAAAGTTAAACAACTGACATTTTGTTATCCACTGGTTGAAAATGACACAGTAAAAAATCAAGAAAACCAtcacaaagaaacaaaataa
- the LOC139498780 gene encoding uncharacterized protein isoform X1, translating into MFKIDAFRTKILRSLISKIETCRILPCHIHSESNKAERERLLAKLLTKHCVPDVETVKIYKTKFPEPVKLIEGLYQPLKESRREGALTFHCTSKFKGRLWKACLQLTFPLRFTCVGVHTDLNKAKENAYLEACEMYWYLGLLYNNGCVTPERLWELIEQMYEEIDGPQVRREKNFYYCTSQIVMDGISSWLTEIKIRWPLILCVNATGTSPYNSQFEAALLAAMQLKCYCFLDGKNNLKFPQRRSLRKSVLFHEFVPSLENFDADCIIHVDASFYGFGAYLNIKNEDKVRWFTELWPQEVQSKYLSFHVKTFSSRFAEMYAFVTACYTWKHKFANKRVLCYSDCLSTVDIVNRGLYVNRKVYSKYSKLTRILQSLVDKYNIEFLACHKQREFNKLADLLSRHCVEEFRKEIPEAFQKSKKVKQLTFCYPLVENDTVKNQENHHKETK; encoded by the exons atgtttaaaataGATGCTTTTCGCACTAAAATTTTACGTTCGTTGATTTCTAAGATTGAAACCTGTCGAATTTTACCATGCCACATTCATTCTGAGAGCAATAAGGCAGAGAGAGAAAGACTTTTAGCAAAACTGCTAACAAAACATTGTGTGCCTGATGTCGAGACTG taaaaatctacaaaacaaaatTTCCTGAGCCTGTCAAACTGATAGAGGGATTATATCAGCCATTGAAAGAATCACGTAGAGAAGGAGCACTAACTTTTCACTGTACATCAAAGTTTAAAGGCAGATTGTGGAAGGCTTGTCTTCAGTTAACATTTCCTTTAAGATTTACTTGTGTTGGTGTACATACAGACCTTAATAAAGCCAAGGAAAATGCATACCTTGAAGCTTGTGAAATGTATTGG TATTTAGGTCTCTTATATAACAATGGGTGTGTTACTCCAGAGAGGCTTTGGGAGCTTATAGAACAGATGTATGAAGAAATTGATGGACCACAAGTCAGACGtgaaaaaaacttttattattGTACCAGTCAAATTGTTATGGATGGAATTAGCAGCTGGTTGACAGAAATTAAAATTCGCTGGCCACTGATATTATGTGTGAATGCAACCGGAACCTCTCCATACAACAGTCAGTTTGAAGCAGCATTACTAGCAGCTATGCAGCTCAAG TGTTATTGCTTTCTTGATggaaaaaataacttaaaatttcCACAGAGGAGAAGTCTAAGGAAAAGTGTTTTGTTTCATGAATTTGTACCAAGTTTAGAGAATTTTGATGCAGATTGTATAATTCATGTAGATGCATCCTTTTATGGATTTGGTGCATATTTGAACATTAAAAATGAAGATAAGGTCCGGTGGTTTACAGAACTTTGGCCGCAGGAagtacagtccaaatacttgtcTTTTCATGTTAAAACCTTCAGTTCAAGGTTTGCAGAAATGTATGCCTTTGTCACAGCCTGTTATACCTGGAAACATAAATTTGCCAATAAACGTGTGCTCTGTTATTCCGACTGTCTGTCAACTGTAGATATTGTCAATAGAGGATTATATGTGAACAGGAAAGTATATTCTAAATATTCAAAGTTAACAAGAATTCTACAATCATTAGTGGACAAGTATAACATTGAATTTTTAGCCTGTCACAAGCAAAGGGAATTTAATAAACTAGCAGATTTGTTATCAAGACATTGTGTAGAAGAATTTAGGAAAGAAATTCCAGAAGCTTTCCAGAAATCAAAGAAAGTTAAACAACTGACATTTTGTTATCCACTGGTTGAAAATGACACAGTAAAAAATCAAGAAAACCAtcacaaagaaacaaaataa
- the LOC139498788 gene encoding tropomyosin-like, which translates to MSDETRRLTRSLSFIKENTTQIEKILDKLIEDGIIGMDERSQILANPLLENQLHSVIEKIIRKQAYQSFLSALKTTGNNHVVDKIVGLHFPKDQKDNQGMNREKTYTVNSIEEEGEEKSHYEQYVKEKTLEELKLENDRLKTQQSIVREQLNEKYKKIQELKIEVRNYKRQNTELNEKLKSYEELQVRMAGIEEELQDKDKMNRIIEIALCERSEEIDRLQRQCEELKVESEEKSEQISYLSGQMELLKIELGKASEDRHRLKQTIVDMSNSMEEKFVDMMSALNDLKAYKQAQCEVTTPRNSSSSRYQYGRRGQPLVLAKTKYRTQHK; encoded by the exons ATGTCCGACGAAACTCGCAGACTCACACGTAGTTTAtcatttattaaagaaaacacAACACAGATAGAGAAGATTTTAGACAAACTAATAGAGGATGGAATTATTGGTATGGATGAACGTTCACAAATTCTTGCAAATCCACTTTTAGAAAACCAGCTACATTCGGTCATCGAAAAGATCATCAGAAAACAGGCTTATCAGTCTTTTTTGAGTGCGCTGAAAACAACAGGGAACAATCATGTAGTGGATAAAATTGTCGGATTACATTTTCCAAAAG ATCAAAAAGACAATCAAGGTATGAACAGAGAGAAAACGTACACTGTCAACTCG ATTGAAGAGGAGGGAGAAGAAAAGTCACATTATGAACAATATGTGAAAGAGAAAACTTTAGAAGAACTGAAATTGGAAAATGACAGATTGAAAACTCAGCAATCAATTGTTAGAGAACAACTGAACGAAAAGTACAAGAAAATTCAAGAGCTGAAAATTGAAGTTCGGAACTACAAAAGACAAAACACAGAATTAAACGAAAAGTTAAAATCATATGAAGAGCTGCAAGTTAGAATGGCAGGTATCGAAGAGGAACTTCAAGATAAAGATAAAATGAATAGAATAATAGAAATTGCACTTTGTGAGCGTAGCGAAGAGATTGATCGATTGCAGAGACAATGTGAAGAATTAAAAGTTGAGAGCGAAGAAAAATCTGAACAAATATCTTATTTGTCAGGACAGATGGAACTCTTGAAAATAGAATTGGGAAAAGCTAGTGAAGATCGACATAGACTAAAACAAACTATCGTTGACATGTCTAACAGTATGGAAGAAAAATTCGTAGACATGATGAGCGCATTAAACGATCTAAAGGCATACAAACAAGCACAATGTGAAGTTACGACACCCCGTAACTCAAGTAGTTCTCGATATCAGTATGGCAGAAGAGGACAACCATTGGTTCTCGCCAAAACAAAATATCGTACACAGCACAAATAA
- the LOC139498805 gene encoding hematopoietic prostaglandin D synthase-like gives MADYKLYYFPIRGRAELTRIMCVAAGIKFDDIRIPGSEWPEKKKTFPNGKMPMLDYKGQYLTQSLAIARFIAKTCGLAGKSDWDQAQVDQIVYTVNDLSEEFYSYYLEKDSDKKEEKIRKVLNEYVPDKLATFEEWLKQNKGGDGFFVGSTLTMADVAVYEGLTSVLQKDTNLLDKFPKLLAHRQRIAGYPRIKEYLAKRECTEV, from the exons ATGGCCGATTATAAACTGTACTATTTTCCTATTCGTGGTAGAGCTGAACTGACTAGAATTATGTGTGTCGCTGCTGGAATTAAGTTTGACGACATACGTATTCCAGGATCTGAATGGCCAGAGAAGAAAAAGA CCTTTCCTAATGGGAAGATGCCTATGCTAGACTACAAAGGACAGTATCTTACACAAAGCCTGGCCATTGCAAGGTTTATTGCAAAAACTTGTG GATTAGCAGGTAAATCTGACTGGGACCAGGCCCAGGTAGACCAGATTGTTTATACCGTGAATGACTTGTCTGAAGAATTTTACAGCTATTATCTCGAGAAAGATTCTGACAAAAAG GAGGAAAAGATTCGGAAAGTGTTGAATGAATATGTTCCTGATAAGCTTGCAACTTTTGAGGAATGGCTAAAACAGAATAAAGGTGGAGATGGTTTCTTCGTTGGTTCTACG CTTACAATGGCTGATGTAGCCGTATACGAAGGTTTGACCAGCGTTTTGCAAAAGGACACAAATTTATTGGACAAGTTTCCCAAATTGTTAGCTCATCGACAGAGAATAGCAGGTTATCCTAGAATCAAAGAATATTTAGCAAAACGGGAATGCACCGAAGTTTAA
- the LOC139498795 gene encoding SUN domain-containing protein 2-like — protein MMGRTGEFTDYEQFFSARKAGIFVGAALFAVAVIIVVVSSIYQAIVRRCCPSKKDNPNKIEEAVPTKVEETRRSFENPVYSQDIKEKQDINVRISTADGYLSIENHEYENATHLKKRTESDADTDIDYENLKDKKIDPPKEKKKPPKENKTTKMEKANIQKDNDMNGVEETIETYDRPQAPKSIKKRTLEHVEDEDEDAPDYDVPKTFTEDDEETQDYDVPKSFTE, from the exons ATGATGG GGAGGACCGGTGAGTTTACAGACTATGAACAATTTTTCTCAGCCAGAAAGGCAGGTATATTTGTTGGTGCAGCACTGTTTGCTGTGGCAGTTATAATTGTTGTAGTTTCATCAATTTACCAAGCTATAGTCAGACG ATGTTGTCCCTCAAAGAAAGATAATCCAAATAAAATTGAAGAAGCTGTTCCTACGAAAGTCGAAGAAACAAGACGCTCTTTCGAAAACCCTGTTTACTCTCAGGATATTAAAGAAAAGCAAGATATCAATGTACGAATTTCAACAGCGGATGGATATCTGTCCATTGAAAATCATGAATATGAAAATGCAACTCATCTGAAAAAGAGAACTGAATCCGACGCAGATACCGATATAGATTATGAAAATCTCAAAGACAAGAAAATTGATCCTCCGAAGGAAAAAAAGAAGCCTCCAAAGGAAAACAAAACGACTAAAATGGAGAAAGCAAACATTCAAAAAGATAACGATATGAACGGTGTCGAAGAAACAATTGAAACTTACGATAGGCCTCAGGCACCGAAGTCAATTAAGAAAAGGACGTTAGAACATGttgaagacgaagacgaagatgCACCCGACTATGATGTACCAAAAACATTCACAGAAGACGACGAGGAAACACAAGACTATGATGTTCCAAAATCATTTACTGAATAA